The window TCCAGCACCTGACTTTGGGCTTCCTGGGGGATGCATTCACAGGATGTCCACCTCATCCTTAGTAGGGCAGGCACCTCCTGCTAGAGAAGCGGCTGCCTAGGCCGGAGATGCCAAAGCCACCGGAGGAGATGGGCACTCCCTCCTCACTCAGgatgctgccaacagcagcagaggtgctggagcccacagcggtgttctgggggaaggagctgaggatgggtccaGGCAGGGTGACCACCACAGGAGACGGCTGGATCACCACCCGGGAGTCCTGGCACTGGCGCACACagggctcgttgcagctgttggccagTGGGGTCGGTCCGCAGGGACGGCACAGATCATAGCAGGACATGGTGGTGGGATGGAGGTGGACCTGGAGAGAGGACagcaaaacacacacagcatgagcagcagccaggtgaTCTGCTCACCCAGAGAAGAGGCACTGGCTGGCAAGCATGGATATGTATTGCATGGCCAGAGTGAGGCTTGGCAGCCCAGATCCCCAAGAACCCCAGCAGAGTCAGCCCAAGGCCTTCTCCCACCTCCCCCACACATTTACAAGCAGAAGAGAGCAGGCGGGAGCACCATCAAGGAGCAAGGCTCACATCAAGTTCTACACATAGAGAAAGACCTAGTGAATGccagaaaaacaagagaagaatCATAGGCAGAGAAAAGTTAAAAGATCACCAGTGCAGCTCACCTTGTTCACCAAGGAGGAGAAGGCAAGAGAAGTGGATGAGGGAGCCTGGTGCTGGACTGCCTTTTATACTGGTCTAGCCTGCCCCGGGCTTAGAGCAGCACCCTTTGCAAAAGTAATGTGTTTACCAAAAGCTCATCTTCCATGCAAATCATCACAATTATAAAAACTACTGTCTTGGTTATTTTCCTTGTaatgcttccttttattttcctgttctgcaCATACTATTCAACTGTGCCAACTGCTTTCAAGTGCCAGCATTAGAGGTCAAAATATTTCCAGAGTTAAGGACACATCATCACAAGGATGATGCAGTCAGTGATGAAGAGTGTTCCAGCACTCCAGGGGATGTCTGCCATTTACTCTCTGGGGCGCAGCAATAATATTTGTCCTGATGATTGGGACTCTTCTTCCCCTAACCCTGAAGCTTCAGGCTGCACATCCACAGGCAAGGAGAGCCCACATTAATTAAACTCCGTAACACTATGCTTACTCACATTCTGTTAAAATCACCTTTCCAGTCATGGCACTTCTGCTCTTGGATTTTGGAATCTCTCTCACATTAATTGTTGCTCTTGGCAGCAATGGGCCTGCCTCTTCTTTTGCAATcttatttctctccttcatACATCCCTGCCTTAAATAGCACAGTTCCAAGAATAGGCAATGTTGAGAGTTGTCCTCCAATGACACCTTGCTTGTGACCTCTGTTAAACTAGGAGGAATCCCAGTGACAAAAGCACACGTAAGCAATTGATACGTGTCCCTCCACCTGCCCATGTCTTTCACACAACATGTGCTTTGGCCACCCAGACTGACGGCCCAGTGGGCACAACCAAATACTTGATGGGATTTCCAGCAGATACCCTTCCCTGTCCAGGAGCTCTGCGAGTGCTCTCCAAGACTGATGCATGATCAGTGGCACCACAGGTTCCCCTGATACCATTGGAGGCAGGATCAGAGTGGCAGGAgcaaagcaggagctgtggaAGACAGGGGTCTGGGAAGGAGGACTAAGACCAAAGTTGGTGCTGTACCACTCCCTCAGTCTCCTCAGCTTGAAGGCTGTGTCGAGGGACAAAATTAACCCAGGATTGGGACCTCCCCAGGCACAGTCTGCGTGGCAGCTCAATGGGAATTTTGGGGGAGCCCTACAGGGCTGTTACAGACCCATTTCCATTCAGAACACATTGATGCGTATGTTAGGACTCCACAATACATCGTGCTTTTGACCACAGGATTATACCACCGGGAGATACCATTCTAATCCTGCTCCATTCCTGCACTCTGCATTGTTTTCAGGAGACGTCACTGATGCTGTCTAGTTCCTCAGTTTTGAAAAGATGGGCTCTGCGTTTCCAGCTTCTACATGTAACCGTTATGCTCACTATGCTCAAGACACAGATGTAGTAACAAATCTAAGCAGGGCTCAGAATTCAGCAGTGTTGGCCTCACTTTGACTTTTCTGGGACTCTCTCCTCTTTGAGATGTGGATAGGAGATGTACTTGGTGGAGGGATGGACACTGCTTCTGAAGCAGTGAGCACAATAATGCCTTCTGGCAATTCAGTGTCTTCCTTTATCATGGAATATTGGActatcctgagttggaaggggtgCATAAAGATCTTCATGTCCAACTCCTGTATCCAGCTACCCAAATTATCCTGTTTTATCAAATGAAAAACGATTTCTAACATCATTCATTTTGCTCATTCCCATTAGAGGAAGGTCCTGTACCCTCATGTATGAATGAATTGGTCAATACCACCtacccccccacctccctgtgaCTAATCGCAAACACCATCTCCCTTGAGAGTGCTCAAATCCCATGAGCAAGAAGAAGGTAAATATCAGGATGTTATACAACACTTGGGCTCCaagacaaaacattttcccCTGAATTGCTTTCCTATGAATACCAACTGGAAAGAAACCAGAGGAGACTGAGATTACAATGCAGTATACATTTTATTGAGtccaaagacagaaacaaagcagtgcaTAGTTTAAAGCTGCTACAAAGACAGTTGAATAACAGATTGGCAATTTCCTGGCAAAATTCATCAAAATGAGATGTACATCTTCCTCCCTCACAAGGCAAGAGGGGAAAGAAGCAAGGCCACCTCAACTTGCTTCAGGATAAACCCACAGCACAGGATAGCAGGAGACAATGAGGTCTTGTGATGAtgagaagaaagcaggagaagAAGACATCTGCTGGCCATGTTTCCAGACAGCACAAGCTGGTAACCCAGcttccctctctgctttgcagaaggTCACAAAGATGCTCAGCACATCTGGAAATGATggccagcagctctgtcctCAGTCTGACACCTGGCTTCAGGCTTCCTGGGCAATGGGTTCATGGGATGTCCACCTCATCCTTAGCAGGGCAGGCACCTCCTGCCAGAGAAGCGGCTGCCCAGGCCAGAGATGCCAAAGCCACCAGAGGAGATAGGAACTCCCTCCTCACTCAGgatgctgccaacagcagcagaggtgctggagcccacagcggtgttctgggggaaggagctgaggatgggtccaGGCAGGGTGACCACCACGGGAGAGGGCTGGATCACCACCCGGGAGTCCTGGCACTGGCGCACACAGGGCTCATTGCAGCTGTTGGCCAGTGGGGTTGGGCCACAGGGACGGCACAGATCGTAGCAGGACATGGTGGTGGGATGGAGGTCGACCTGGAGAGAGGACAGACAAGACACATACAGCATGAGCAACTGGCTGGCAACCTGCTCATCAAGAGAAGAGGCGCAGGATGGGTAGCAGGGACAGGCAGAGCAGGGATAGAGAAAGTCTTAGCAGCCCAGATCCCCAGGAGCCCCAGCAGAGTCAGCCCAAGGACTTcttccatccctcccccccccacactgGCAAGCAGAAGAGAGCTGGTGGGCGCACCATCAAGGAGCAAGACTCACACTAAGCCCTACATAGAGGAAGGCAAAGGCTCAGAGGAGGcaaggggaggaagagaagtAGAgtaagagaagagcaaggagaaggctgctgcagctcacctTGTTCACCAAGGAGGAGAAGGCAAGAGAAGTGGATGAGGGAGCCTAGAGCTGGACGGGCTTTTATACTGTTCAGGACCACCCACTGGTACAGAGGCATCCTTTGTACGTACATTGTATGTATCAACAAGCTCATCTTGCATGCAAAACAccacaattaaagaaaatagtgtctttttttttctgttccctgCAATgctcccttttcatttccccGTTCATGACATACCCCTTCCACCACTAATTCTCCTTTCAAGTGGCAGAATTAGAGGCCAAAATACTTCTTGGAGACATGACACGTCAGCACAAGCAGGTGATGCAATCCAGTGATGAGCAATGGGTAACCATAGGAGAGAAGAGCCTTCTACCCTTTGGGCCTTGCTTCAAcactcatcctgcagcaggttTCCTCCTAACCCTGAAGCTTCACCTGAACTTCCACATGGGAAGTCCAGCATCATCAACTGCTCTCCCTGATGCTATGTTAAAACTTATATTTTAGAATGACTTAGTTTGGAAAGCACCTTTAAATATCATCTAATCCAAACTCCTGCCCTGAGCTGGGACATATTCCAGTAGATCTGGTTATTCATAATCCATCTAACCTTACTTTCAATGTTCCCAATGCTGGGgtatccacaacttctctgcaCAACTGTTCTAGTGTCTAATAAACCCATCCTACTCTACACTCTTTCACATTAAAACTTTTttcccttgtcttatcactgcTTTACCTGGTATATattctctccatctttcttatAAGCCAACTTTATatattgaaaggctgcaattacaTTTCCATGGAGCTTTCCCTTATTCAGGCTCAACAACACCAACTCtatcagcctttcttcacagcagtATTGCTCCAGACCTCagaccatctttgtggcctcctctggacctgctctaacaGGTCCATATCTTCCTTGTACTGGGGACCCAGGGCTGAATGCAGTAAACCAGGGAGGatcaaatgaaagcagagcggatggggagaatcacctcccttgacctttTGGCCACACTACTTTTCATGCACCCCAGGATATGATTGGTTTCGGGGTAACAACAGTGTCAATTCAGACACAGTTATTCATCAACCACTATGCCCAACCCCTCCTCTGGAACGCTGATCTCAGTTGTCTAAATTCATTTCCCAGACTGTACTGAAGCTGGGATTTTCTCCAACACAGAggcaggaccttgcacttgcctttgctgaacttcatgaggttcacgTAGCCCTAGTCCTCACATCTGTCTGAATCTCCCCTAATGAAATCTCTGTCCACCAGAGTATCAAATACATCACTCAGATTAGTGAATTCCATAAACTTAGTGTCACCAAGCCACTCAGGCTTTGTTAAGCATTGCCTTTCTAGGCAGGACACCTCAGCTCTTGGGTTTTAGACAGTCTATCTCAGATTAACTGTTCCTCTAGGGAGGGCTCAGGTCTCAGTTCACACTGTTGTCCCAGGTGCCACCAGTTCCTCTGACTCCTCTGGGACCCTCTCCAATTTAGTTTTGGCAAATGTGCTTGAAGAATGAATGTGAAGACGAACATAGAGTGGCAAAACACAGCTTCAGTCAGCTGAACACTGCCAGATACAGAAATGCCTTCTGGCAATCCAATGTCTTGTCTTATCATCTGGAAGTTGGAAAATATTCAACTTTGCTCACTGTTGATATGTCACTTGAGGGTGCTCATAAACACTAGTATAATGCTATGCCAACACTATATGCTCGTCCAGCTACACGTCTCCCTGTCAATTATAAGGGGTTTTGAGGGAATTCAGCACCTTAGCAGATCAAGAAGGCTCGGAGGATATTACACAAATATCCatttcagtaaaaaacttctCACACTGGACAGATTAGCTGAGTATCCAAACATAGAATGAATATGAGGGAAGAAACATGAGGAGACTGAGATTACAATGCAGCATAAATTTTATTGAGCTCAAAGAAGGAAtcaaaaaagtgaaaagttAAAGGCTGCTACAAATACAGCTGGCAAACATATTGGCCATAAGGAGGGAAACTACAGGAAGATGGGATGCATGTCTTCCCCATCACAAGACAAGTGGAAGAAGAAGCAGGGCCATCTCAACTTGCTTCAGGATGAACCCAAGGCACAGGACAAAAGGACACAACAAGAACCCCTAatgatgagaagaaagaaggaaaagaagaagacaGCTGCTGTCTGTGTCTACAGGCAGCACAGGCTGGCAACTTGAATTCCCTCTTTGCTttgcaggagagcaggagggtGCTCAGTGGATCCTGCACAGAAGCTCTGTCTGCAGTCCAGCACCAAGCTTTGGGCTTCCTGAAGGATGCATCCATGGGATGAACACCTCATCCTTAGCAGGGCAGACACCTCCTGCCAGAGAAGCGGCTGCCCAGGCCAGAGATGCCAAAGCCACCGGAGGAGATGGGCACTCCCTCCTCACTCAGgatgctgccaacagcagcagaggtgctggagcccacagcggtgttctgggggaaggagctgaggatgggtccaGGCAGGGTGACCACCACGGGAGAGGGCTGGATCACCACCCGGGAGTCCTGGCACTGGCGCACACAGACctcgttgcagctgttggccagTGGGGTCGGGCCACAGGGACGGCACAGATCGAAGCAGGACATGGCTGTAGGATGGGAGTGGACCTGGAGAGAGGACAAGAAAAGCACAGGCTGCGTGAGAAGTAGCCTGGTGGCCTGATTGCCAAGACAGGAGGCACAGGCCGGGGATCAGGGAcaggcagagcagggacagagagGCTTGGCAGCCCAGATCCCCAGAATCACCAGTAGAGTCAGCCAAAGGCCTTCTCCCACCACACCTCACACTGGcaagcagaacagagctggtgGGAGCACCAACAAGGAGCAAGGCTCACACCAAGGTCTGCACAAAGGCAAAGACTTAATGGAGGCACAAAGAGcaagaggagaagcagagcaagAGTGAGGAGAAAGCCACTGCAGCTCACCTTGTTCACCAAGGAGGAGAAGGCAAGAGAAGTGGATGAGGGAGCCTGGTGCTGGACTGCCTTTTATACTGATCTGGACCGCCCCAGGCCCAGAGCCAACCCATGCATATGTAACTATAGTAGGGCAAGCCTGTTTGTATGCAAAACAATACAATTACAGAAATTGCTGCGTTAATTCTCTTCCCTACAATGCTCGATCTCCGTTTTCATTTCCCCGTTCATGACATGTCCATTTTGCCACACCAGCTCCTTTCAAGTGACAGAATTAGACGCCTAAGCATATCTGAAGAAAGAACTCAAAAGCACAGAGGGAAGATGAAGGCAAGGGAATGAAAATGGCCAACActgtcagctgctgccagcctcTCATTCCCCTGCAACTTGCTTTAATGCTTTGCCCTAAAGTCTGGGGATTCATTTCCCTGCAAGCACGGCCTTAAAGGTCAAACTTCTAACAAGACTCATACGCAAAGACCAACATGGTCTTTGCTTCACCCATCTGTGTGCTCAGCCTGCCTCAGCTGTGAGCAGTCCAAGGATGGCTGCTCTGGTTTCTGGACGTAGCTGTTCTATGACATCAAGCACTGCTCTCAGGAGACCTAAGCCTCACTGTTGTTTCTCTCCCCTCAGTCAGCAGCTGAGAGAGGTCCCATAACACCACATAAGGTATGTTTCACAGAAAAGGACCCTGCTTCCTCATAACCAGACATTACTTGACCAATCATCACAAACTGTGATGTCTGCCATAATCAAACACAAAGACTGGGCAAAAATTGAGTGtctccccaccaccccctgtCCAtagtttacatttttctttgccCTTACATCTTGACAAAACAGCACACACCAACAAACATATACAACATCTCCAAGCACAAACACATCCAACCACAAACAAATGAGATCTGGCAGTGCCAGCAAGggcagctgtgacagcagcaagAGTCAGGGTCCAAATACATATGCCAAAACAGGACATCAAGCTCTATGCAGTATTGCCCTGAGGTGACAAGTGCCCAGGGAGAATGACTGCTGAGCAGGCAAAACCTGCTATACACCTCAGCCTCCAGCCAGGTGACATCCCACAGCAGCGACAAAATGACCTCTACAAGTATGCTGGGACTCCACCAGGCACAGACAACTCTCTAATCATGGAGACACAACCAAATGCCACATTTAGGAAGATGAGGAGAATGGAAGCCAGGAGCCACACCAACAATGGACCTCATTACAACAGAACCTGAGTGGTGCCCCTgagctggagagaaggacaaagCCTGGAGGCAGAGCTGTAATATCGGCCCTGGGTCAACAGGCCTGAGTCAGTGGGTGTGGTGCAAGACCCCAGGTGAGCATGAGGAGCCACTGATGGGCCTCTGGCATCTCTCTGTGCCTGTAGAAAACATCACCTGTGCACCCGGGACACAGGACACCATCTTCATCTGccacagaaagggaaggagcGTCTCCTTTGTCCTCAAAGGAAGCTTTCATCAATTTCCAGAGTGAAAACTTTGTCCTTGTTTCTCCGGGTCTGCCCAAACGTCTCTGGTGCCCTACGGCAGCCTGCCAACCACGACCATGTGCTGCACAGGTTGCTGTCCCTGCCAAATACCatattttatgtgcattttcCTCCTACTCTTGGCTCACGATGGCTTCACAATTCTTAAAGCCATTGCAGGGCATCCCACAGCCCATGGCACAGCTAGACAGCTGCCCATCACTCTGCCTTCAACAGCACTGAGGCACAGACAAAAGCCTCATGTAAGGTGGTCTAGAGCATATAGCAAGTAGAGCTCTCTACCTTGCTTTCTCCTGCACTCCCTGTGGCAAGAGCAATCATCACATGTGCT of the Gallus gallus isolate bGalGal1 chromosome 25, bGalGal1.mat.broiler.GRCg7b, whole genome shotgun sequence genome contains:
- the LOC431324 gene encoding feather keratin 4 isoform X1, with the translated sequence MSCYDLCRPCGPTPLANSCNEPCVRQCQDSRVVIQPSPVVVTLPGPILSSFPQNTAVGSSTSAAVGSILSEEGVPISSGGFGISGLGSRFSSRRCLPY
- the LOC431325 gene encoding feather keratin 2, with protein sequence MSCYDLCRPCGPTPLANSCNEPCVRQCQDSRVVIQPSPVVVTLPGPILSSFPQNTAVGSSTSAAVGSILSEEGVPISSGGFGISGLGSRFSGRRCLPC
- the F-KER gene encoding feather keratin 1 isoform X1 — encoded protein: MSCFDLCRPCGPTPLANSCNEVCVRQCQDSRVVIQPSPVVVTLPGPILSSFPQNTAVGSSTSAAVGSILSEEGVPISSGGFGISGLGSRFSGRRCLPC